One window of Halorubrum depositum genomic DNA carries:
- a CDS encoding cation:proton antiporter yields MTDVPITDLRPLLAVLVSFVAAFFIAASHRSPNVREGWTIAAAVTKFAIVASMLPAVLDGAVFEWSLGAFLPGGIEFVLRADALGMLFAFLASGLWIVTSFYSIGYMRGNDEVNQTRYFAAFAVSLSATMGIAFAGNLVTIFVFYELLSIATYPLVAHDETDEARAAGRKYLAYTMFGGGVLVLAGTALVYLIAGNVSFTAGGIEELANADPGLAMLAFFLLAIGFGVKAGIMPLHQWLPEAMVAPTPVSGLLHAVAVVKSGAFGVSRVVLDVFGPELVFDLSLPFGFSAGLVLSTIGAITLTAASIIALRKDHLKQRLAYSTVSQLSYIILGLGLYGWYGLVGALLHIPAHAFMKLTLFFCAGNLHVSTHTDYISEMAGIGKRMPLTMGAFTVASLGMAGIPLLAGFVSKYYMLIGGIRMGARLTPVAYYLVGALLLSGVLNIAYFWPVIYTAFFEAEDAHDAKPLVDFRMGGETRSTLPATDGGRPKDADDDVDACNDDDPDVDEVVESAEGDSAIDAEGAESTGDDADVPDDSDIPDAEMDDLPTDEDGVVCPDFDTSDRDFSEPAERVDTGDYAVDQRPSDADVPFGVGRGDGDDGGDETGHDAHDTSHDDHADHDNHGHAGGPPASDWEHIAGLDALCGGESTWFTLGPILTAMSLAVLLGVIPYEMGFLELIELIVDTRLPEGMMRP; encoded by the coding sequence ATGACTGACGTACCCATAACCGATCTACGCCCCCTACTGGCCGTCCTCGTCTCGTTCGTCGCGGCGTTCTTCATCGCCGCGTCGCACCGCTCCCCGAACGTCCGCGAGGGGTGGACGATCGCGGCGGCGGTCACGAAGTTCGCGATCGTCGCCTCGATGCTGCCGGCGGTCCTCGACGGCGCGGTGTTCGAGTGGTCGCTCGGCGCGTTCCTGCCCGGCGGCATCGAGTTCGTCCTGCGCGCCGACGCGCTCGGGATGCTATTCGCGTTCCTCGCGAGCGGGCTGTGGATCGTCACCTCCTTCTACAGCATCGGCTACATGCGCGGGAACGACGAGGTGAACCAGACCCGGTACTTCGCCGCGTTCGCGGTGTCGCTGTCGGCGACGATGGGGATCGCGTTCGCGGGCAACCTCGTGACGATCTTCGTCTTCTACGAGCTCCTCTCGATCGCGACGTACCCGCTCGTCGCCCACGACGAGACCGACGAGGCCCGCGCGGCCGGCCGGAAGTACCTCGCGTACACGATGTTCGGCGGCGGCGTGCTCGTCCTCGCCGGGACCGCCCTCGTCTACCTCATCGCCGGCAACGTCTCGTTCACGGCCGGCGGCATCGAGGAACTGGCGAACGCCGACCCCGGCCTCGCGATGCTCGCCTTCTTCCTGCTCGCGATCGGGTTCGGCGTGAAGGCCGGGATCATGCCGCTCCACCAGTGGCTCCCCGAGGCGATGGTCGCACCGACGCCCGTTTCCGGGCTGCTGCATGCGGTCGCGGTCGTCAAGTCCGGGGCGTTCGGCGTCTCGCGGGTCGTCCTCGACGTGTTCGGCCCAGAACTCGTCTTCGACCTCTCGCTCCCGTTCGGCTTCTCGGCCGGACTCGTCCTCTCGACCATCGGAGCGATCACGCTGACGGCGGCCTCGATCATCGCCCTGCGGAAGGACCACCTGAAACAGCGGCTCGCCTACTCGACGGTGAGCCAGCTGAGCTACATCATCCTCGGACTCGGCCTGTACGGCTGGTACGGGCTCGTCGGCGCGCTGCTGCACATCCCGGCGCACGCGTTCATGAAGCTCACCCTGTTCTTCTGTGCCGGGAACCTCCACGTCTCGACGCACACCGATTACATCTCCGAGATGGCGGGGATCGGCAAGCGGATGCCCCTGACGATGGGGGCCTTTACGGTCGCCTCGCTCGGGATGGCCGGAATCCCGCTGCTGGCCGGGTTCGTCAGCAAGTACTACATGCTGATCGGCGGGATTCGGATGGGCGCTCGGCTGACCCCGGTCGCCTACTACCTCGTCGGCGCGCTGCTGCTCTCCGGCGTGCTCAACATCGCGTACTTCTGGCCGGTGATCTACACGGCCTTCTTCGAGGCGGAGGACGCCCACGACGCGAAGCCGCTCGTCGACTTCCGGATGGGCGGCGAGACGCGGTCGACGCTGCCGGCGACCGATGGGGGCCGTCCGAAGGATGCCGACGACGACGTTGACGCTTGTAACGACGACGACCCCGACGTCGACGAGGTCGTCGAGAGTGCCGAGGGCGACTCGGCAATCGATGCCGAGGGAGCGGAGTCCACGGGCGACGACGCCGATGTCCCGGACGACTCGGACATCCCCGACGCGGAGATGGACGACCTCCCGACCGACGAAGACGGCGTGGTATGCCCGGACTTCGACACGAGCGACCGGGACTTCTCCGAGCCCGCAGAGCGCGTCGACACCGGCGATTACGCGGTCGACCAGCGCCCCTCCGACGCCGACGTTCCGTTTGGCGTGGGGCGCGGCGACGGCGATGACGGAGGCGATGAGACAGGGCATGATGCCCACGACACGAGCCATGACGATCACGCAGACCACGACAACCACGGCCACGCGGGCGGGCCGCCCGCGAGCGACTGGGAGCACATCGCGGGGCTCGACGCCCTCTGCGGGGGCGAGTCCACGTGGTTCACACTCGGGCCGATCCTCACCGCGATGAGCCTCGCGGTGCTGCTCGGCGTGATACCCTACGAGATGGGCTTCCTGGAGCTGATCGAGCTCATCGTCGACACGCGACTCCCCGAGGGGATGATGCGGCCGTGA
- a CDS encoding Na(+)/H(+) antiporter subunit D codes for MNPILTSVPPYVLLAFAALAVLALPRRSGHAVAALATAFTFAQAVLLGDGGAGTYLATQFLGFDVVFFNVDQFSLLMGVVVGFLATAAVLYAYGTEAPTWVTAFALIYVASTIGTIYAGDWLTLIFFWELMAVTSTLLVWQYGGEAVRAGYRYALFHGIGGTFFLGAVVVHGAAMLGSVPAGEIFLFSSTTGIHASATLLAAIGIGVNCGFIFLHTWLPDTYPRPHVAASVFLSVFTTKTAVYVMYRAFPEGGMWLAYLGGFMAVYGAFFALLQYDPRRLLSYHIQAQVGYMLAGLGLATAVGEFAVTGGFAHLFNNVLYKSLLFMAVGVVVYRTGVEDIRDMGGLWREMPITFLVYLVGAASITAVPGFNGFISKGMVISSAHEVHNFELLFGQGLLWWLLILGGVGTFMSFIKLGYYMFFHGSATLSPKDATPFQTAGMLLAGGACVFFGTPLTYGYLVELMPFTAAVAPELHPYSASHLTESAALLVTGFVGFFALKRPLGWLAHHMRDVDAVTYPAAFYLSRGTVWGVTELWAAVDRVVMRLVAGVKRTATHPRAAVSALGADVEIRAGIGRSVLFLTLAAGVALLVFLLG; via the coding sequence GTGAACCCGATTCTCACCTCGGTGCCTCCGTACGTGCTGCTCGCCTTCGCCGCCCTCGCCGTGCTCGCGCTCCCGCGCCGGTCCGGTCACGCAGTGGCCGCGCTGGCGACGGCGTTCACCTTCGCGCAGGCCGTCCTGCTCGGCGACGGCGGCGCGGGGACGTACCTCGCGACACAGTTCCTCGGCTTCGACGTGGTCTTCTTCAACGTCGATCAGTTCTCGCTTTTGATGGGGGTCGTCGTCGGCTTCCTCGCGACCGCGGCGGTGCTGTACGCGTACGGCACCGAGGCGCCCACGTGGGTGACTGCGTTCGCGCTCATCTACGTCGCCTCGACGATCGGGACGATCTACGCCGGCGACTGGCTCACCCTGATCTTCTTCTGGGAGCTGATGGCCGTCACCTCGACGCTGCTGGTGTGGCAGTACGGCGGGGAAGCGGTGCGGGCCGGCTACCGCTACGCGCTGTTCCACGGCATCGGCGGGACATTCTTCCTCGGCGCGGTCGTCGTCCACGGCGCGGCGATGCTCGGGAGCGTGCCGGCCGGCGAGATATTCCTGTTCTCGTCGACGACCGGGATCCACGCCTCCGCGACGCTACTCGCCGCGATCGGGATCGGCGTCAACTGCGGGTTCATCTTCCTGCACACGTGGCTGCCGGACACCTACCCGCGCCCGCACGTCGCGGCGTCGGTGTTCCTCTCGGTGTTCACGACGAAGACCGCGGTGTACGTGATGTACCGTGCGTTCCCGGAGGGCGGGATGTGGCTCGCGTATCTCGGCGGGTTCATGGCCGTCTACGGCGCGTTCTTCGCGCTGCTGCAGTACGATCCGCGTCGCCTGCTGTCGTACCACATCCAGGCGCAGGTCGGCTACATGCTCGCCGGACTCGGGCTCGCGACTGCTGTCGGCGAGTTCGCCGTCACCGGCGGGTTCGCGCACCTGTTCAACAACGTCCTCTACAAGAGCCTCCTGTTCATGGCAGTCGGTGTCGTCGTCTACCGTACCGGCGTCGAGGACATCAGGGACATGGGCGGACTCTGGCGGGAGATGCCGATCACCTTTCTCGTCTACCTCGTGGGTGCGGCCTCGATTACCGCCGTTCCGGGGTTCAACGGGTTCATTTCGAAGGGGATGGTGATCTCCTCCGCCCACGAGGTCCACAACTTCGAGCTGCTGTTCGGCCAAGGGCTGCTGTGGTGGCTGCTGATCCTCGGCGGCGTGGGGACGTTCATGTCGTTCATCAAGCTCGGCTACTATATGTTCTTTCACGGGTCGGCGACGCTATCGCCGAAAGACGCGACGCCGTTCCAGACGGCGGGGATGCTCCTGGCGGGCGGCGCCTGTGTCTTCTTCGGCACGCCGCTCACCTACGGTTACCTCGTCGAACTGATGCCGTTCACTGCCGCGGTCGCGCCGGAACTGCACCCGTACAGCGCGAGCCACCTGACGGAGAGCGCGGCGCTACTCGTGACCGGCTTCGTCGGCTTCTTCGCGCTGAAGCGCCCGCTCGGCTGGCTCGCCCACCATATGCGCGACGTCGACGCGGTGACGTACCCGGCCGCATTCTACCTGAGCCGGGGAACAGTCTGGGGCGTCACGGAGCTGTGGGCTGCCGTCGACCGCGTCGTGATGCGGCTGGTCGCCGGCGTCAAGCGGACCGCGACGCACCCGCGAGCGGCCGTCTCGGCGCTCGGCGCCGACGTCGAGATCCGGGCGGGCATCGGTCGGAGCGTCCTCTTCTTGACGCTCGCGGCTGGTGTCGCGCTGCTCGTGTTCCTGCTCGGGTAG
- a CDS encoding cupredoxin domain-containing protein, with product MPDDHTFEPKTATIETGGTVMWTNESDIQHTVTAYEGGIPAEAVYFASGGFESERAARNRVTEGLIAPGENYEHTFDQPGTYGYCCIPHESSGMVGTIRVE from the coding sequence ATGCCCGACGATCACACGTTTGAGCCGAAGACTGCGACGATCGAAACCGGTGGGACAGTGATGTGGACGAACGAGAGCGACATCCAGCACACGGTCACAGCGTACGAAGGCGGGATTCCGGCCGAGGCCGTGTACTTCGCAAGTGGTGGCTTCGAGTCAGAGCGTGCTGCGAGGAACCGGGTTACTGAGGGACTCATCGCCCCGGGAGAGAACTACGAGCACACGTTCGATCAACCCGGAACGTACGGGTACTGTTGTATTCCGCATGAAAGTTCTGGAATGGTTGGGACAATTCGGGTAGAATAA
- a CDS encoding metal-dependent transcriptional regulator, with protein MLSAIMEDYLKAIYSLQNETDGRVRTSVLAEYIDVEQSTVTSMMKKLSERDFVQYEPYKGVELTDTGVPIALEIIRHHRLLERYLTDHLEYDWAEVHDEADRLEHHISSKFADRIAEQLGQPAVDPHGDPIPTADLDVSGAKDGERLADHQVGDSVQIVRVPDTDPDLLRYLSKHGIHPGTVVDVVEIAPFGMVTLDPDNGDGPVALPEEVARSISTQSLTQSSH; from the coding sequence ATGTTGAGCGCGATCATGGAGGACTATCTCAAAGCGATCTATTCTCTTCAGAACGAAACAGACGGCCGGGTACGAACTTCGGTGCTCGCTGAGTATATCGACGTAGAGCAATCGACGGTTACCAGTATGATGAAAAAATTATCAGAGCGTGATTTCGTGCAGTACGAGCCCTACAAGGGAGTTGAGCTCACTGATACTGGGGTTCCTATTGCTCTCGAAATCATTCGCCATCACCGACTGTTAGAACGATATCTGACGGACCACCTCGAGTATGATTGGGCAGAGGTACACGACGAAGCAGATCGCCTCGAACACCACATCAGCAGTAAGTTTGCCGACCGGATTGCAGAGCAGCTAGGACAACCAGCGGTTGACCCGCATGGCGACCCAATTCCCACCGCGGATCTGGATGTATCGGGAGCAAAGGATGGTGAACGTCTTGCTGATCATCAAGTGGGTGACAGCGTTCAGATCGTACGGGTTCCGGACACCGATCCAGATCTCCTCCGGTACCTGTCCAAACATGGGATTCATCCCGGAACTGTCGTAGATGTTGTCGAGATTGCGCCATTCGGAATGGTCACACTTGACCCTGATAACGGAGATGGTCCGGTTGCGCTACCCGAAGAAGTCGCACGTTCCATATCCACCCAATCTCTCACACAGAGTTCTCACTGA
- a CDS encoding multicopper oxidase domain-containing protein — translation MPSIDYESAADVTKRLEQRLVESLTGETSVSRRTVLGSLGVAGSAAVGLGSSRASASPGHEGDDTHGNFGAVGEYRDLDFDPHEFLTAFNTGDSGQDNVPQQVYEEDGRTVREFEFTAVDTTITIAPGVEFQAWAFNGQVPGPTIRAVEGDLIRVKFTNLGRHAHTIHPHLKNLNPRMDGIPQNGPGVLDTGESFTYEWIAQPAGTHFYHCHSLPLKEHIHRGLYGTIIVDPDPERVRENPRDYVNYPGPITDDMRTRFVEEAKSRNHEYAENDAVNEMVMVMNSFDTNFDGGNEVYAANTRAFAYGVGSTDGTGNWTAGETKRPIQIDKNERQRVYLSNATEFDLINSFHTHSQFFDYYDHGTTLTPTRKTVDTIMQTQAQRGIIELDYSDHEPGLYMFHAHQSEFAELGWMSFFEVV, via the coding sequence ATGCCCTCGATAGATTACGAGAGTGCGGCAGATGTCACCAAACGACTCGAACAGCGTTTGGTTGAATCACTCACCGGTGAAACGAGCGTCAGTCGTCGCACGGTACTCGGCAGTCTTGGTGTCGCGGGAAGTGCCGCCGTTGGACTCGGGAGTTCACGTGCAAGTGCGTCACCCGGCCACGAGGGCGATGATACACACGGTAACTTCGGTGCGGTGGGCGAATACCGAGATTTGGACTTCGATCCGCACGAGTTCCTCACCGCGTTCAATACCGGAGACAGCGGGCAGGATAACGTTCCGCAGCAGGTCTACGAGGAGGATGGTCGAACCGTACGGGAGTTCGAATTCACCGCGGTCGACACAACGATCACCATCGCGCCGGGCGTCGAGTTCCAAGCGTGGGCATTCAACGGTCAGGTGCCGGGCCCCACGATCCGTGCTGTTGAGGGCGACCTAATTCGCGTCAAATTCACGAACCTCGGACGGCACGCTCACACGATCCATCCGCATCTGAAGAACCTTAACCCGCGAATGGATGGGATCCCCCAGAACGGGCCGGGTGTGCTCGATACGGGAGAATCATTCACCTACGAGTGGATTGCCCAACCAGCCGGTACGCACTTCTATCACTGCCACTCGCTCCCGCTGAAAGAACACATCCACCGCGGACTCTACGGCACGATCATCGTCGATCCGGACCCCGAACGCGTCAGGGAGAATCCACGCGATTACGTCAATTATCCCGGCCCGATTACCGACGACATGCGGACGCGGTTCGTCGAAGAGGCGAAGAGCCGGAACCACGAGTACGCCGAAAACGACGCCGTCAACGAGATGGTCATGGTGATGAACTCGTTCGACACCAACTTCGACGGCGGGAACGAGGTCTACGCGGCGAACACACGGGCGTTCGCATACGGGGTCGGTAGTACCGACGGCACCGGCAACTGGACAGCCGGCGAGACGAAGCGTCCCATCCAGATCGACAAGAACGAACGGCAACGCGTGTACCTCTCCAATGCGACTGAGTTCGACCTCATCAACTCGTTCCACACGCACTCGCAGTTCTTCGATTACTATGATCACGGGACGACGCTGACACCGACGCGCAAGACCGTGGACACGATCATGCAGACGCAGGCGCAGCGCGGTATCATCGAGCTCGACTACTCGGACCACGAACCCGGGCTGTACATGTTCCACGCCCACCAGTCCGAGTTCGCCGAACTCGGCTGGATGAGCTTTTTCGAGGTGGTCTAA
- a CDS encoding heavy metal translocating P-type ATPase → MTSPPEEGGHDHEHDHDTNGQDTDSVSSTSSNRDDVAQFSVPEMDCPSCAGKVKNSVRKLDGITTVDPQVTTGTLSVSYERSQTSPDEIADRVKKAGYTVEYQGETTAAFTVPEMDCPSCAGKIENALDDLPGLSSYETQPTTGKVVTTYDDDSTSPSKITDAIESAGYEVTDSTANDANTAESSTDERENVWTSSRAIKTWISGGLVALGLLFEFFLTGQNVLVAELVGRELLVADILFLGAVGIAGQIIFRNGYYSALNRNLDIDLLMSIAISGAIIASLVFGEALYFEAATLTFLFSIAELLERYSMDCARNSLQELMDLSPDEATVKRDGEEVTVPVDNVAVGDVVVVRPGEKIPMDGEVLDGESAVNQAPITGESVPVDKTPGDEVYAGTINEQGYLEIEVTSEAGDNTLSRIVQMVEDAQSNKTEREQFVERFSSYYTPVVVGFAVLVAVVPPLLFGASWPTFIVYGLTLLVLACPCAFVISTPVSVVSGITSAAKNGVLIKGGNHLEAMGAVDAIAMDKTGTITKGELTVTDVVPLNDNSEDDVLRCARGLESRSEHPIGDAIIEFAEESDIGAPTVDDFDSITGKGVEASLDGKKHYAGKPGFFEELGFNLEHVHATTDGGVVTTKSQQMCERNNCLDLLEGTVPELQSQGKTVVLVGTEDEIEGVIAVADEIRPGAKAAIQRLHDLGVEHIVMLTGDNERTARAIAEEVGVDEFRAELLPDEKVEAIKELDEQYDGVAMIGDGVNDAPALATATVGIAMGAAGTDTALETADIALMSDDLSKLPYLYELSHDANSVIRQNIWTSLGAKGLLALGVPFGLVPIWAAVLIGDAGMTLGVTGNAMRLSRIKPDSLLNE, encoded by the coding sequence ATGACATCACCACCAGAAGAAGGTGGTCACGACCACGAACACGACCATGACACTAACGGACAGGACACTGATAGCGTATCCTCGACCTCGTCAAATCGGGACGATGTTGCCCAGTTCTCGGTGCCCGAGATGGATTGCCCATCTTGTGCGGGGAAGGTGAAAAATAGTGTCAGAAAACTTGATGGTATTACCACTGTTGACCCACAGGTGACGACTGGAACACTCTCTGTTTCTTATGAGAGAAGCCAAACATCTCCGGACGAAATCGCCGACCGCGTCAAAAAAGCGGGCTATACGGTTGAGTACCAGGGCGAGACAACCGCGGCGTTCACTGTCCCCGAAATGGACTGTCCATCCTGTGCGGGAAAAATTGAGAACGCCCTTGATGATCTCCCGGGGCTCTCGAGTTACGAGACACAACCGACTACTGGGAAAGTAGTGACGACCTACGATGACGACTCCACTTCGCCATCGAAGATCACTGATGCGATCGAGAGTGCTGGCTACGAAGTGACCGACTCGACTGCGAACGACGCAAACACTGCCGAGAGTTCGACCGACGAACGGGAGAACGTTTGGACAAGTTCGCGGGCGATAAAAACGTGGATTAGCGGGGGGCTCGTCGCACTTGGGCTCCTCTTTGAGTTCTTCCTTACGGGCCAGAACGTCCTTGTGGCCGAGCTCGTCGGGCGCGAGTTACTTGTCGCCGACATCCTGTTCCTCGGCGCGGTTGGGATCGCTGGCCAGATCATTTTCCGCAACGGCTACTACTCTGCGTTGAACCGGAATCTCGACATCGACCTGTTGATGAGTATTGCCATCAGCGGCGCCATCATCGCCAGCCTCGTCTTCGGGGAAGCGCTCTACTTTGAGGCCGCCACACTCACGTTCCTGTTCAGTATTGCAGAGCTGCTTGAACGCTATTCGATGGATTGCGCCCGGAACTCACTCCAAGAGTTGATGGATCTATCGCCGGACGAGGCGACCGTAAAACGCGATGGCGAAGAGGTAACCGTTCCTGTCGATAACGTGGCTGTCGGCGATGTCGTCGTCGTGCGTCCGGGTGAAAAAATCCCGATGGACGGCGAGGTTCTTGACGGAGAGAGTGCTGTCAACCAGGCCCCCATCACAGGCGAGAGCGTGCCAGTGGACAAGACACCGGGTGACGAGGTGTACGCTGGCACAATCAACGAACAGGGCTATCTCGAAATCGAGGTCACCTCCGAAGCGGGCGATAACACACTCTCGCGCATCGTCCAGATGGTCGAAGACGCACAGTCCAACAAAACCGAACGCGAGCAGTTCGTCGAGCGGTTCTCATCATACTACACCCCCGTCGTCGTCGGCTTTGCGGTCCTGGTTGCAGTTGTCCCGCCGCTCCTATTCGGGGCATCGTGGCCGACGTTCATCGTCTACGGCCTCACGCTGCTTGTGCTTGCATGTCCCTGTGCGTTCGTTATTTCCACACCCGTCTCGGTGGTGTCGGGGATCACCAGCGCCGCGAAGAATGGTGTCCTCATCAAGGGCGGCAACCATCTCGAGGCGATGGGCGCGGTGGACGCCATTGCAATGGACAAGACCGGCACGATCACCAAAGGCGAACTCACCGTCACCGACGTCGTCCCGTTGAACGACAACAGTGAGGACGATGTTCTCCGCTGTGCCCGCGGGCTGGAATCACGGTCGGAACACCCCATCGGCGATGCAATCATCGAATTCGCCGAGGAGAGTGATATCGGAGCGCCGACAGTCGATGATTTCGATAGTATCACCGGGAAAGGCGTCGAAGCCTCTCTCGACGGCAAGAAACACTACGCAGGGAAACCGGGATTCTTCGAGGAACTCGGGTTCAATCTCGAACACGTCCACGCGACGACCGACGGCGGTGTCGTCACGACGAAGAGTCAGCAGATGTGTGAGCGCAACAACTGTCTCGACCTTCTTGAGGGGACGGTCCCCGAACTCCAATCACAAGGGAAGACTGTCGTCTTAGTCGGGACTGAGGACGAGATTGAGGGCGTGATCGCCGTGGCCGACGAGATTCGACCCGGAGCGAAGGCAGCGATCCAGCGGCTCCACGATCTCGGCGTTGAGCACATCGTTATGCTTACCGGTGACAACGAACGTACGGCCCGGGCGATTGCCGAGGAGGTCGGCGTCGACGAGTTCCGCGCAGAACTCCTGCCCGACGAGAAGGTCGAGGCGATCAAAGAGCTCGACGAACAGTACGACGGGGTCGCTATGATCGGCGACGGCGTTAACGACGCACCCGCGCTTGCGACGGCGACCGTGGGTATTGCGATGGGTGCCGCTGGAACGGATACTGCTCTCGAAACAGCAGACATCGCACTGATGAGCGACGACCTATCGAAGCTACCGTACCTCTACGAACTCTCGCACGACGCGAACAGCGTCATCCGGCAGAACATCTGGACGAGTCTGGGTGCGAAAGGACTCCTCGCACTCGGTGTGCCCTTCGGACTCGTCCCGATCTGGGCAGCTGTCCTTATCGGCGATGCTGGTATGACTCTTGGTGTCACCGGCAACGCGATGCGGCTCTCCAGAATCAAGCCAGATTCGTTACTGAACGAGTAA
- a CDS encoding ZIP family metal transporter has product MTIAQVLVDEAYWNFQVEGAGGDQTLAPMESAQIVIPYHWNPGWDLNVALVLSDGATFENTIVAPNQAPGFSLSLLWTLAVIGLFVGVIPVALGMLWFPYIKTMSDRWLHAVLLFAAGVLGFLAFDAGFEAFELAQRVPGAYEGNLLVVFGILGALTLVQAISAWRKGRVAAGDSRASSGLWIAYLVAVGIGLHNLAEGLAIGSSFALGRVSLGAFLVIGFMLHNVTEGPAVVAPVARGERPSFRHFAALGVIAGAPVILGGWIGSLAYSPTIGAFFLAIGVGAILQVNWEIAGMVRDAGGRVASATNLLAFLLGLGVMYVTDLFVAL; this is encoded by the coding sequence GTGACGATAGCACAGGTCCTCGTCGATGAGGCCTACTGGAATTTTCAGGTCGAAGGAGCCGGTGGCGACCAAACGCTCGCCCCGATGGAAAGCGCACAGATCGTGATCCCGTATCACTGGAATCCGGGATGGGATCTCAACGTCGCCCTCGTACTCTCTGACGGGGCGACATTCGAGAATACGATCGTCGCTCCGAATCAGGCACCCGGATTTAGCCTCAGTCTGCTCTGGACGCTTGCAGTCATCGGGCTGTTCGTCGGCGTGATCCCGGTCGCATTAGGGATGCTCTGGTTCCCCTACATCAAGACGATGAGCGATCGGTGGCTGCACGCCGTGCTCTTGTTCGCGGCTGGCGTCCTCGGCTTCTTGGCGTTCGACGCCGGGTTCGAGGCGTTCGAACTTGCTCAACGGGTTCCGGGCGCGTACGAGGGCAACCTCTTGGTCGTCTTCGGGATCCTCGGCGCACTCACTCTCGTTCAGGCAATCAGCGCGTGGCGCAAGGGCCGTGTCGCCGCCGGTGACAGTCGGGCGAGTAGCGGTCTCTGGATCGCCTATCTGGTCGCGGTCGGGATCGGCCTGCACAACCTCGCGGAAGGGCTGGCGATCGGGAGTTCGTTCGCACTCGGGCGTGTGTCGCTCGGCGCGTTCCTCGTGATCGGGTTCATGCTCCACAACGTGACGGAAGGCCCGGCCGTCGTTGCACCGGTCGCCCGCGGAGAGCGCCCGTCGTTCAGGCACTTCGCCGCGCTCGGTGTCATCGCCGGTGCCCCCGTCATCCTCGGCGGGTGGATCGGTAGTCTCGCGTACTCACCGACGATCGGCGCCTTCTTCCTCGCGATCGGGGTTGGTGCAATCTTACAGGTCAACTGGGAGATCGCGGGAATGGTTCGGGATGCAGGCGGTCGCGTGGCCAGCGCCACGAACCTGCTCGCGTTCCTGCTCGGCCTCGGCGTGATGTACGTGACCGACCTCTTCGTGGCGCTCTGA
- the artA gene encoding archaeosortase A translates to MFRTAFISIVTGNQLMDWFSEAILFVFGETDPHRMSFLISDRIISQLGAVVALMAITYLVVRELPEPLTILEDILYLLTGEDHDLQATLDLPREPAVEQPEAATKSD, encoded by the coding sequence GTGTTTCGAACCGCCTTCATTTCGATCGTCACCGGCAATCAGTTGATGGACTGGTTCTCGGAGGCGATCCTGTTTGTGTTCGGCGAAACCGACCCTCATCGGATGTCGTTTCTGATCTCCGACCGCATCATCAGCCAACTCGGGGCGGTCGTCGCGCTCATGGCGATCACCTACCTCGTCGTCCGCGAGCTCCCGGAACCGTTGACCATCCTAGAGGATATACTCTACTTGCTCACAGGTGAGGATCATGACCTCCAAGCCACTCTCGATCTCCCGCGTGAGCCCGCGGTCGAACAGCCAGAAGCGGCGACGAAAAGTGACTGA
- a CDS encoding DUF7333 family protein, which yields MSNKLEKEFNTTKTVITFVALLAIIIDETIMYPMTTSIVMMASVGLIVFGVLTPLLGTKHGEYRANRT from the coding sequence TTGAGTAACAAACTGGAGAAGGAATTCAATACAACGAAAACGGTGATCACGTTCGTGGCCCTGCTCGCCATCATTATTGATGAGACGATTATGTATCCGATGACCACCAGTATAGTCATGATGGCGAGTGTCGGCCTCATCGTGTTCGGAGTCCTTACACCTCTTCTCGGGACCAAACACGGTGAGTATCGAGCAAACCGTACCTAG